GATAATATGCAAGATGCAGTTATTGCCAACATTCAATATCAGACTGAAAAATTGCAGGAAAGCTCAACAATTTTAGCCAAATTGCTCAGTGAAGGTAAACTAAAAATTGTTGGTGCTTGTTACGACATTGACACTGGTAAAGTCAACATAATTACTTGAATACATAATACCTTTAAGGCGTACTATTCTGAGCTTAATAATGTTAAAAAAATATTATTATTGATAACTTTGTAGCTTAATCAAATTTATTGTTCAATTTAGAGTAGTTTAGGTATCAAAAGTATATATTCCTCTAAATCTACCGATAATTTAGGGGACTTTTACTTCGATTTCCTACCCTTAAAAGCTCCAGTGCAATACTTTTCGGTTAAACCCAATAATCTCTCTTTTGGTCTGGGGAAAGCTTACTGGGCTTTGGGGAAAGGGAAATTCAAACCTTTCCCTTTCCCTTTCCCCTTTCCCCCTTAACTGAAAAGTATTGAGATCCGGTGTACACACAAGTCTTTTAAAGTTGTCCCACAAGCTTTTCATTCCCCAAACCCTCGCGATAAAATAGTGGGTAAAAACCTATCAAATTCCTCCGCTAAATTGGAGTATTTAGAAGGAGCTACAACATTTTGGTTTTGTAGAGGGATGTGTGTACACCGTAGCCTCAAAAAGGGGGGTAAAGGAGATAAGCAAGTCCCTAGATCGCAGCCAAAAACTTTTAAAACAACCTCTTAAGCTAGCTCACAAAATCGTTCCAGTTTCTTTCAAATAAACACGTGTAAATGGTTCATCTTCAGCCAAAGTATAATCTTCAATCAACCCTTTGCGACGGATAGAAATATCGTTGCCTTTTCTAATCACCACAGTAGAACCATCAAAGACATCCCGCGCCAGCATCATCTCAGTTTCGGTGGGATTATCCAAAACCACGATATTACTATTCCGGTAAAACATCCCCTCTTCATCTAAGATGTCTTCCGCATATTCGGCAATCAGCAAATCAACTTTGGGATGACGGAGCAAAGTTTGGACGTTACTATTGTAATTTTTGCTTAATACTTTTTTCGAGCGATTCACAAAAACTGCATCACGACAAACAGCGCCAATTGTCCAGTTGGGATGTTGCAAAAGGATATGATCAATTGTTGTTTGCAGTTCTTCAACTGAGATTCTATTAAATGTGATAATCGGTATTCTCGAATCTGTACCCGACTCAAAAAAGGTTTCTAGAATATGAGAAGGTACATCAACACTTTCACCTTCAGAAGGTTTAAGATGCATTAAAACTCCTGGTGCAGCGTTAATTTCCAGGATAGCGAAGTTACTAGATTTCCAAGATTCGGAGAGACTTTTGGTAATGACATCAATACCAAGGCAAGTCAACTGGAAATGTTGGGCAATATCTTGCGCCAAGATAATATTGTCATCATGAACTGTGTGGGTTGCATCGATGCTCATACCTCCGGCTGAAAGATTGGCAACTTTACGCAGGTAAACAGTGCGTCCTTTTTCAATCACACTGTCTAGTGATAAGCGCTGTTCCTCTAAGTAAAGTTCCATCGCTTCATCAATCTGAATTTTACTCATGGGTGAGGTGGGCGTATCTAAACGTGCAGGTTTGCGGTTTTCTAGGCGAATTAATTCTGCAAGCGTTAAGTAGCCATCACCGACAACCGATGCTGGACGGCGTTCTGTGGCGGCGACAAATCTGCCATTGACACACAACATCCGAAAATCCGATCCTGAAATACTTTTCTCAACAATTATCCTAGTTACTTGATCTTCAGGAATCGCTGCTAATGCTCTATTATAAGCAGATTCCAGCTCTTTTGAGTCTTGTACGTCAGCCGTAACGCCAATTCCTTTATGACCTACCACTGGCTTAACTGCCACTGGGTAGCCAATTTCTCTTGCTGCTGCCAAGGCTTCCTTTTCAGAAAAGACGATATCGCCTTCAGGGACTGGGAAACCCAAGGTTTTTAGAAATGCTTTGCAGTCATCTTTACGGGTGGTAAACTCTGAATCTAGATGACTATCACAGTTAAATGTGGTTGCTACTCCTCGGACGTGTTTTTTTCCAAAGCCGTATTGCATTAATCCTTCTTCCCACAAATAAAAGGCGGGAATACCTTTTTCGTAGGCTGTTCGCAATAGGGCGTAAACTGTGGGGCCACCATAGACAGACGCGCGAAATCTATTTTGCAGCCTCACTAGCTGCTCCTCAAAGTTAAAGTCTTCGTCTTGGGTAATGGCTTCAAACCAATCCCAAACAAAATAAACGACCTCTCTAGTTGTGCGTTCATGTAGTGATTGGACGCTAATTCGCACGAAATCTGGATATGGCTTAACACTCCAATGCTTAAGGTGCAAATCCATATCAAGTTTTCCGACTTCGGACACAACTTGGGCAAATAGATAGGCATGGGACTCGTAGCTTTGGCTGCCCAGATTTGGATAGCGATCGCCAATGCTTGCAATATAATCGTCTATGGGCAAAGGCTCTCTAGAGTCCACTAGAGCAAAGTCAAATACTAACGCCCCTGCATCTAAATAGGGGTTGGGGCCAACATAATGCTTGAAGTTGAAAATATCGAATACATCCGTTCTTCTAGCATTAATGCGAACTAAGTCACTGCTTTTTTGTAGAACCATTGATTACGAACCTTTGGCTAAACACCCTGAAATTTCTATGCTGAGTTATCGTTACTCAGACTTGTTGGTTGGAGGCTGATTCAGATTAATTCTTGGAGAGTGATGGCAAAGCCATTGATCTAATCAGAACCTACATTAAACTTATTAGTAAGCATTTTTAACTATCTCAAGGCATATTAAATTTCTTTTCCTCGGCAGAAAAGGCAAAGAATAAAAAATAATAGCCACTTCATCCTTATGAATGGTCAAAGATATAACCTTTGAAAGGTGCAACACGCATTCCAAAATCTGTATAAATAAATATGTGGTATTGAAAAGACAGCAAAGGATGAATAGCACACAAGCTGATCTAAGAGATGAAATTCGAGAACTTGCTGAGGAAGCTTTTCACCAAAAGCTGATCTCTGGTCATGGTGATGGGCCTGACATAAATGAGTATCAAATTGTCTACCAAGGCAAACCCAGGCATCTCCCACTAGAACAAGCACGTTTTTTCTTGACTAACTTGCTTTATAGAAGTCGCATTCATTAGGGCTCACCATTCAGATATCTAATTTCACTCAGCTAGGGTTAATATCAACAATTGCATGATAAATTTTCAATGGCCAATTTAGAAACGCAGTCAATAATGCCTCTAGAAAATCTCTCTAGAGGCAGTTAGTTTTTGGCGTTTTATTTAGTAAAAAAAATTAATTCTGAGGATGGCTATTTTTCTATATCATTTTCCTGAAAAATCTTTTGGTCTAATTGCAAACGCAAATTCTAATACTATCTTTCATCAGGTAATCTACCAGAGGGATGATTTGATAGTTTAATTGTCATGGTTTAGTGAAATTTATTAAGTCACATCAGGGGGCATCATGGTGGAAAGTAATTTCAAACGGCAGTTGGTAATTATTGGGGGAGCCGAAGATAAAGAAGGAGATTCCCAAATTCTGCGAGACTTTGTGCGACGCGCCGGAGGTACGAAGGCGCACATTGTCATTATGACGGCTGCGACAGAATTACCAAGAGAAGTGGGAGAAAATTATATTAGAGTTTTTGAGCGGTTGGGAGCCGAGAATGTTCGCATAATTGATACAGAAACCCGCGAAGATGCATCTTCATCTACCGCGTTAGAAGCAATTCATAAAGCAACTGGGGTATTTTTTACTGGTGGAGATCAAGCTCGTATCACCAATATCCTTAAGGATACCGAAATTGATGCGGCCATTCATAAACGGTTCGCGGAAGGTGCAGTGGTCGCCGGTACAAGTGCGGGCGCTGCTGTGATGCCAGATAAAATGATAGTTGAAGGTGATTCTCAAACGCATCCTCGAATTGAAACAGTTGAAATGGGTCCTGGTCTAGGCTTTTTACCAGGGGTGGTAATTGACCAGCATTTTTCCCAGCGTGGACGTTTGGGACGCTTAATTTCAGCTTTAATACTAGAACCTGCTGTTTTAGGATTCGGTATTGACGAGAATACCGCTATGGTAGTTACTGATAACCAAATTGAAGTGATTGGTGAAGGTGCGGTGACAATTGTTGATGAATCAGAAGCTACA
The Nostoc punctiforme PCC 73102 genome window above contains:
- a CDS encoding cyanophycinase yields the protein MVESNFKRQLVIIGGAEDKEGDSQILRDFVRRAGGTKAHIVIMTAATELPREVGENYIRVFERLGAENVRIIDTETREDASSSTALEAIHKATGVFFTGGDQARITNILKDTEIDAAIHKRFAEGAVVAGTSAGAAVMPDKMIVEGDSQTHPRIETVEMGPGLGFLPGVVIDQHFSQRGRLGRLISALILEPAVLGFGIDENTAMVVTDNQIEVIGEGAVTIVDESEATYNNMGEILKDESLAICGAKLHILPHGFKFDLKTRQPILNNSSVANVSVPVG
- a CDS encoding acetate--CoA ligase family protein, translated to MVLQKSSDLVRINARRTDVFDIFNFKHYVGPNPYLDAGALVFDFALVDSREPLPIDDYIASIGDRYPNLGSQSYESHAYLFAQVVSEVGKLDMDLHLKHWSVKPYPDFVRISVQSLHERTTREVVYFVWDWFEAITQDEDFNFEEQLVRLQNRFRASVYGGPTVYALLRTAYEKGIPAFYLWEEGLMQYGFGKKHVRGVATTFNCDSHLDSEFTTRKDDCKAFLKTLGFPVPEGDIVFSEKEALAAAREIGYPVAVKPVVGHKGIGVTADVQDSKELESAYNRALAAIPEDQVTRIIVEKSISGSDFRMLCVNGRFVAATERRPASVVGDGYLTLAELIRLENRKPARLDTPTSPMSKIQIDEAMELYLEEQRLSLDSVIEKGRTVYLRKVANLSAGGMSIDATHTVHDDNIILAQDIAQHFQLTCLGIDVITKSLSESWKSSNFAILEINAAPGVLMHLKPSEGESVDVPSHILETFFESGTDSRIPIITFNRISVEELQTTIDHILLQHPNWTIGAVCRDAVFVNRSKKVLSKNYNSNVQTLLRHPKVDLLIAEYAEDILDEEGMFYRNSNIVVLDNPTETEMMLARDVFDGSTVVIRKGNDISIRRKGLIEDYTLAEDEPFTRVYLKETGTIL